The Paramicrobacterium fandaimingii DNA segment CGCTCTCGCTGCTGCGCAACCTCTTCGTCAACCGCGAACAGCGGCGTCTCGCTGTGGCGATCTGGGGAAGCGCGTTCGCGGGTGGCGGCGCCCTCGGCCCGATTGCCGGAGGCTTTCTGCTCGAGCACTTCTGGTGGGGCTCGATCTTTCTGCTCTCGGTTCCGGTGCTGCTCCCGTTATTCATTCTTCTTCCCATCGTGGTGCGCGAATCGAAGGATCCCGTTGACTCACCCATCGATCTGCTGAGCGCCCTGCTCGTGCTGCTCGCGATGGTGCCGTTCGTGTGGTCGATCAAGCACGCGGCGGATGCTGGAATCGATGCGCTCGCAATCGGCGTGTTCGTCGGAGCGATCGTGTTCGGAGCGCTTTTCGTGCGCCGACAGCTGCGACTGCAGCATCCGATGCTCGATGTCTCGCTGTTTCGAATCCCGGCGTTCAGCGGGGCAATCGTCATCAACCTGCTCAGTATCATCGCGTTCGTCGGCGGGCTGTTTTTCATCACCCAGCATCTGCAGCTCGTGCTGGGCATGTCGCCGATGAACGCGGGACTCGTGCTCGTGCCCGGGCTTGCCGTCATGATCACGGCCGGGCTCCTCGTGGTGCCGATCGCCCGTCGCGTGCGCCCGAGCATCGTCATCGCGTGCGCACTCGTCTTCTCCGTGCTCTGCTATGGCAGCATCGCCGTTCAGGGCGGCAGCGTAAGTGCACTGGGCATCGCGCTCGCCGTGGTCGCCCTCGGCATCGGCGTCGGTGCGGCCGAAACCGTGTCAAACGACCTCATTCTCGCCAATGCGCCCGCGTCGAAGGCTGGCGCGGCATCCGGGCTGTCCGAGACGGCGTACGAGCTCGGCTCCGTGTTGGGCGTTGCGACGCTCGGCACGGTTCTCACGGCGTCGTACAGCAACCACATCGTCATTCCGGCCGGGGTCTCAGGGGCGGATGCCGCGGCAGCGGCCGAGACCCTCGGTGGAGCCATGAAGGTGGCCGAACAGCTGCCGGCGAAACTGGGCGATGCCCTGAGCCAGGCCGCGATCACGGCGTTCAGCAGTGGTGCGTCGATCACGGCGTGGCTCGGTGCGGGGCTCGTTGTCGTCGCAATCATCGTTTCACTGACGACCCTGCGCAACGCAAAATAGCCCGTCGCGAACGCACCTGCCTCGTGGGGCGCCTCCGGTTACGCGGTCGGATCATCCCTCGTCATGCTGTCGAGGATCGAATTCTCGGTTCCGAGCAGTCGCACAAGAGCGCTCTGCAGGTCGGCGACGCGGTCGCGGCCGACGAGCGCTTCCCACTCGGCCCGGAGCTCGTCGAATACCGCCTCACCCTCGCTCATGAGCGAATTCCCGCGATCGGTCACGGTCAATCGCGCGCGTCGGCGGTCGTGGGGGTCAGCTGTGCGACGGACGTAGCCGCTCTCTTCGAGAAACGCCAGGGTCTTCGCCGCGGCCTGTTTGGAAACCGATGTGCGCCTCCCCACCTCCGAGATGGTCCCGGCTCCCGCAGCAATGGCGCGCAAGGCGAAATCATGCGCGGGCCTCACGCCGACGTGCCCTCGCTCGGCAAGGCGATCCGTTGCCGTGTCTGCCATAAACCGAAAACCGCCGAGCAGTAGAAGAGCGAGATCAGCACCACCTCGAGACATGCCTCCATCGTAGCGAGAGGAAATAAATCGACAACCTCGTTGTTTACTTTCAGCGAAGATGACAACCTAGTTGTCTTACTGATCTCGCTCTCGACGGAGAAAATCATGAATTCTGACCAGGCAACAATCGCCGGTGTTCGACACGAAACGGCAGCCGTGAACGGCACGCATCTGCACTACGTCACGGCCGGTGACGAGGGCACCCCCGTGCTTCTCGTTCACGGATTCCCCGAAACGTGGTGGGCATTTCGCGCGCTCATCCCGCTTCTCGCGGCCACACACCGTGTTTACGCAGTGGATCTACGAGGCTTCGGCGACTCAGATGTCGCAAGCGACAGCTATTCGAGCGCGGTCGCGGCTGCGGATCTTCAAGCCCTGATCGAGCATCTGTTTGTCGGTCCGATGCATGTCGTCGGGCAAGACCTCAGTGGCAGTGCGGTGTTCCGGCTCGCCGCAACTCACCCCGAGAACGTCTTGAGTCTTACAGCAATCGAGGCGGGGCTTGCCGGCTTCGGCGCTGAGGGACTGGCAGACGTCACACACGGGGGTGTCTGGTATATCGGTGCCCTTGCGGCTCCCGGTATTGCCAGTCTGCTCTTTGAGCAGCACGCCGAAGCCTTTATCGGGGAGCATCTCTACCCTTTCTATGGAGTTGCCGAAGCGGCAGTGACCTCCAAAGACGCCACAGAGTATGCCCGCAGTTATGGACGCCCTGGCGGGTTTTCTGGCGCGGTGGGCTTGTACCGCGGAATGCTCGCCGAGGGGGAGCAGCTGCACTTACTCGCGCAGAACGCCCCGTTGACGATGCCCGTGACAGCCATCGGCTCCGCAGGCGGTGCGTTTACGCACCGAACATTCGACAGCGTCACGAAAGGAGACGTTGCCTCCGTTCAGCTTGATGGCGTCGGCCACTATGTGGCGCAGGAAGCCCCGCGGCTGCTCGCCGATGCCCTGATCAAGGCATTTGCTGCGAGCGCCCCGTGACGAGTGGCGTTATCGCCAGCCGCCAGCCGTCACGGGCGACGCGCTCGCTCAACTGCCGTCGCGCACCGACCTGATGAACCGCGTGACGTTGACGCGCATGGCCGCAATGCGCTGCTGCCGCGCGGCCTCGACGTCGAACCCGACGTACGCTGTGCGCGGCAGTCGGCGCGCATTGACGTTGCACTCGAAGTTTGCGCACGCCAGGGTTCCGACGGTGTCGCCCTTGCGCCCAGCGTCACCGGCGCGCTTCGCGACGAAGAACACAACCTCGTTGGGAAGGTGAACGTCTTCGCACCAGGAGCACTGCGGCCGCGTGCGGGTGGCGCCGTCGGCCAGCCGCAGCGCAACGCCGACGAGCTCGTCATCGACGAGGGCGATGACGTACCCCTGCTTGGGAAACTTCGTGTCACGCCACCCGAGAAAATCAAGAGCATCCCAGTCGAGGGAGTCGACATTCTCGGGCAGCGTCAGTGCCGAGCGCTCGCGTTTTGACGCGTTGATGAACGATGAACGAATCTGCTTTTCGGAGATCGGGTGCATAAAAAGCCCTTGTGTGTGTTGACGGCGCCGTGAGGCGCTCGTCTGCTTACCTGTCAATGGAATACCCAGGATGCTGCGGCTTTCAGCCGCGCCGGGGGCGCTGTGCGTCGACGGGCACAGTCGTGCCTCGACGCGAGGGAAGCACTATCTCGATCCGGCGGTCGAAGCGCCGGCAGCCTCCAGACGCCCAGCGGGCAGAGCGATCGAGTCGGTAAACATGCGCATGAGTATACGCCTCACACGCGGCAAAATTCTTCTCGCGCCGGCGAGGAGATTAGGTTAGGCTCAGCTAACGTGGAAGCGATTGAACTTGCGGCCGAGCATCTCGAGCTGAGCTACGAGCGTGAGGCCGTTGTGCACGACGTGTCTCTGGAAATCACGCCAGGTGCCGTCACGGCACTCATCGGCCCGAACGGCAGTGGCAAGTCCACGGTGCTGCGCTCGATGGCCCGGCTTCATCCCGTGACGTCCGGCTCCATTCAGCTGCGCGTCGGTGGCGACACGAGCGAGGTCCGCGCCGTGAGCGCACGAGATTTCGCCCGCCGTGTCACGCTTCTGTCACAGTCGCGGCCCAACCCCTCGGGGCTCAGCGTGCGCGACGTTGTCGCCTACGGCCGGCATCCTCATCGGCGGCGCTTCTCGGCACTGACCGACGCTGATCTTGCTTCGATCGACAAGGCACTGCGATTGACAGGCACAGAGCTCATGGCCGACCGCGCCGTCGACCAGCTCTCTGGGGGCGAACTTCAGCGCGTCTGGCTCGCCACGTGCCTCGCGCAAGACACCGGTGTGCTGCTGCTCGACGAACCCACCAACCACCTCGACCTTCGCTACCAGGTCGAGATTCTCGACCTCATGCGCGAGCTCGCCGACGATCACGGCACGGCCGTCGGTGTGGTGCTGCACGATCTCAACCACGCGGCAGCGGTCGCCGACCACGTCGTGCTGCTGAGCGGCGGACGCGTGCGGGCCGAGGGAACGCCGCCCGAGGTGTTCTCGGCGGGCGTCCTCTCGGAGGTCTACGGCATTCCGATCGTCTCGCGCGTCGACGACGATTCGGGCCTCGTCCGCGTCGAATCGCTGCCGCGGCGCTGTCTGGCCCGCGCCGTCTAAGTCACGCTGCAGCCGCAGCATCCGATCCGTGTTTCCCCTCACGAAAGTAGAGCTATGTCACGACGCACCACTACAGCCACCGCCGTCACATTCGCGGCCCTGACCGCCCTTGTGTTGACGGGGTGCGGAACCACATCGGTCGAAGCTTCGGGCGACGACACGTCGAACGAAGCCGTCTCTCAGTCGTGCGAGAACGACGAGACGACAACATCGACGGATCCTGTCTCGCTCACGGACGATCTCGACCGCACGGTGACGCTCGACAAGCCGGCCGAGCGCGTCGCCGTTCTCGAGTGGCAGCAGACCGAAGACCTTCTCTCACTATGCGTGACGCCCGTGGCCGTCGCCGATGCCGAGGGCTACTCCACGTGGGACACCGCCGAAGCCTTGCCTGAGGGTGTGGCCGACGTCGGCACGCGGCAAGAGCCCAACCTCGACGCCATCTTCGGCGCCGACCCCGACCTGGTGATCGTCGAGGTGTCCTCGCCCGATGACGAGATCGTTTCGCAGCTTGAGGCATACGACGTTCCGGTGCTCGCGACTGTGGGGGCGGATGCTGCTGATCCCATCCAGCACATGAAAGACACCTTCTCACTGATCGCGGATGCGACGGGACGAAGTGAGCGCGCCGACGTGGTGCTCGACGGCTTCGACACGGCGCTCGCCGACGCGAAGGCCGCGGTCGGCGATGCCGACCTGGCGACGACGGACTTCGTCTACTTCGACGGCTGGGTTCAGGGCGGCAATGTCGCCATCAGGCCGTTCGGCCAGGGCTCGCTCTTCGGTGAACTGGGTGAAGAGCTCGGACTCACAAACGTCTGGGAGGGCGAGGTCGATCCGACGTATGGCCTCGGCCAGACCGACGTCGAGGGTCTCGTCGAGGTGGGCGACGCCATGATGTTCTACACCGGAACCGACGACCCCGAGTCAGACAGCATCGTCGACCTGCTCGCCGACAATGAGATCTGGACGTCACTTCCCGCCGTCGAGAACGGCGAGACCTACGCGTTCCCCACGGGGATCTGGACGTTTGGCGGCCCGCGCTCTGCCGAGCAGGCGATTGACGCCTACGTCGAACTGCTCACCGCGTAAGCGCAGCCGAATGCCGCGCACCGCGACCACTCCTTCCGCCGCACCGACGGCGGGAGGGCGGTCGCGCGCGCCGAAACTCACAACGAGTCTCGGCGCCGCGGGCGCGCTCGTCGGGCTCGCCCTTCTCGTGGTGATCGCCGCCGCGTGGCACATGACGCAGGGAACGTCGAGCACGGGCATCGGCGAGTTGATCGGGATGCTGTCGGGCAACGGGCCCGCCGACGCCGAGGGCGTGACGACACGCGACGTGCTGCTGGGTTCGCGCCTGCCGCGCGCCGCTGCGGGCATCCTCGTGGGCATCGCCCTCGGTGTTGCCGGTGCGCTCTTCCAGTCGCTCGCCCGCAACGCGCTCGCATCGCCTGACACGCTCGCGGTCACTGCCGGCTCGTACTTCGCCGTCACTGCCGTCGCCGCGTTCGGCCTCGCCATTCCGCTGTGGGCGTCGGGCGGCGTAGCCTTCGTCGGCGGACTGCTCGCTGCGGCACTCGTGCTCGGCATCGCCGGCGGCGCTGGGGCATCGACGACGCGGCTGATCCTCGCCGGAACGGCGACCGCCCTTGCGCTGCAGGCCGGCACGTCGACGCTGCTCATTCTCTTCGCCGAAGAGACGACGAGCCTGTTCGCCTGGGGCAGTGGGTCCCTCAGCCAGCTGGGCCTCGAGAACGCCCAGCGCTGCGCCCCCGTTGTCGTCGTTGCGACAGTGCTGGCAATTCTGTTGTCGCGCCGCCTCGACCTGCTCGGTCTCGGCGATGACGCTGCGGCAGTGCTTGGCGTGCCGATTCGCGCGACGCGGGCAAGCGGCATCCTGATCGCCGTCGTGCTCACCGCGACGGCCGTGACGCTTGCCGGACCAATTGGGTTTGTTGGGCTGTGCGCACCGGTGATCACCCGCCTCACCGCGCGTGTCGTCCCTGTTCTGCACAAGCACGTCGTGATGATTCCCGCCGCAGGTCTCGTCGGCGCTCTCGTCGTGATCGTGGCTGACGCGGTGCTGCGCGCGATTATCGGGGCGGATGCTGCCATTGCGGTGCCCACCGGAGTGACGACGACGCTGCTTGGCGCGGTCGTGCTGGTGCTGCTTGCGCGCCGCATCCGCGACTCCGGACCGACGCGCCAGCCGCGCGCCGCGCGCACCAGCATCCATGGAATCCGACGGACGGTGATCGCCACCGTTGTTCTTGCGGTGCTCGTTGTCGGCAGCGCCCTTGTGGGGCTGCTTGCCGGTGAGCGATGGCTGCTCACGGGTGACATCGCGCTGTGGCTGCAGAACAACGCGGCTCCCGTGATCGCCCATGCGCTCGACGGCCGCGCGCCGCGCGTGGCTGCCGCCCTTCTTGCGGGCGCAGCACTCGCGCTCGCCGGAACGTTCGTGCAGGCCAGCGCTCGCAACCCGCTCGCCGAACCGGGCATTCTGGGCATCACGGGCGGCGCGGGGCTGGGCGCCGTCATCATCGTGACGCTTGTGTCGGGCGGTGGCGTTGTCGCGATGACCGCTGCGGCGATCGGCGGAGCGCTTATCGCGTTCGCCCTCGTCTACACGCTCTCGTGGCGTGGCGGTATGAACACCGATCGCCTTGTGCTCATCGGCATCGGCCTCTGGTACGGGTTCACCGCATTGACGACGTTCATCCTTGTGCGCGCGAACCCGTGGGATACGCCGGCGATCTTCACCTGGCTGTCTGGGTCGACGTATGGCCGCGGCTGGGCGGAGGTGCTCCCCGTGGGCATTGCTCTTGTCGCCGCAATTCCGCTCGCGGTCGTGTGGCGGCGCGAACTCGACCTGCTCTCGCTCGATGACGACACCCCGCGCCTTGTCGGCGTCGCGCGCGAGCGTGTGCGTTTCGCTGTGCTGATCACCGCAGCTGTGCTTGCCGCGCTCAGCGTCTCTGCGGTCGGCGTTGTCGGTTTCGTCGGGCTTGTCGCACCGCATGCCGCGCGGGCGCTGGTGGGCGGACGCCATGCTCGTGTTGCTCCCGTGGCGATGATGCTTGGCGCACTGCTGCTCGTTGTCGCCGATACGCTCGGTCGCACGATCATCGCGCCGGCGCAGATCCCCGCGGGCCTCATCGTGGCGATCATCGGAGCGCCGTACTTCGTGTACCTCCTCGCCCGCTCGCGTGCGTGAGCGCTTTGCCCGTGCCGCCTGACCCACTGGAAATCGGGGACCAACTTTGCTCATCAAAAGCGCTGCATGGCATGGCAAAAGTTGGTCCCCGATTTAACTCAAACGAATCGCCACGGGTGCAGGGCTGCCTGACAACGGTCATCCCCATCTAACGGACGTCTTCCTCGGTCAAGAGCGCGAACTGAAGTGGCTCCCACAGTGTTGTCAGTCGCTCTACCCACGGGTCTGCGAATTGACCTGACTTCACCCGCATTTCGATATCAGGTAATGAGACCCATGCCGCATTCGCGATTTCGACTGGATCGAGCCTGAGCTGTGTCGTGGCGACGTGCGCAAGGTAAAGGTCGACAAGCGCGGAGTCCTCAACGTGTCGCCCGACGTGACTGAACGCATCGAATGCTGGCGTGAGCCCAGTTTCTTCGAGGAGCTCTCGCGCTGCAGCATCCCTGCTGGATTCCCCCTCGAGCGCGCTGCCACCCGGGAATTCCCAGGCGAGACCGAACTCTTTCGCTGCGTGACGCTGTGTGATCAGAATCTTGCCGTCATCGCGAACAACACACGTCGCCGCGACGATGTGGTAATCCCCTTGGGTCCAATCGGCATCGCCACGATAGTGAGTTCTCCCGGTGGGGAAGCCGTTGATATCGGTGACGTCCCACCGTTCAGCGTCCATCATTCGGCCTCTTCTCTAGATGTAATGGTTCACCGCAGTCCGCGGTGGATCCGATGTGATCGATCCTTGCTTCCGGGAGGAGGCCGCGGAATCGTGCCTTCGTCTGCTCAAACCGGGCGCGCCGTTCCTCGTCTCGCGGATCAACGATCTCCACTTTCTACTCGTTCATGCCGACCTTCGCAGTGCTCTGAGAGGGCGCGGAACTTCGCCGACGTACATCGAGCGACGAGCGCTCATGACCGGAAAGCGCGGGTTTCACCAGCGGCACTTACCGCGATCGTCTGTGGTCTCGCCCACCAGCGACGTCAGATCGCTTCGGAGACCGGGATCAGCCTGGTGACGGCTCAGTCGTCGAATGAGCTCCTCCCGAGGGATCGGCGTGCGGCGCTTTGCGCGCATAGGCTTCAACTCTGCGACTGGGCGGCCGAGCGAGGTAATCGTCAGAGGCTCGCCTGCTTCCACTCTCCGGAGCACACTTGCCATATTGTGGCGGAGCTCGCGAGCTGTGACTTCGGCCATGCTGTCAGTGTGGCACGCAGGGAACGGTGACTGTTGGGTGAGCTGGCAATAAAGATACAGTCCTGCTTCAGGATACCGGTGAAAAAACGTCGCTTTACTTCACACTTGGGCGGGGTGAGACTGGCAGTCTGACGTCCGTACCCCCGCGAGCATTGCCGCTCGCACGCTCGTGAAAGGCACATCGTGAGCACATCGCAGACCTCGGCATCGAATGCCACCCAGCCGCAGACTCGCCCCCAGGATCTCGCCGACGACGCCATTGCGCTCGCGAAGCGATGGTTGAGCGAGGCAGCGGACATTCCCGCTGACGCCTCGGGGGAGCGACTCGCTGGTGTTTTGAGCGACCCGAACGGTCTGGCGTTCACCGTCGGGTTCGTCGACGGCGTCGTGCGCCCCGAAGACCTGCATGCTGCGGCGAAGAAGCTGAAAGAGCTCACTCCGCTCACCCCGCAGTTCCTCCCAGCGGCGCTGCGCGGCGCGATCGGGCTCGGCGGTGCGTTCGCGAAGCCACTGCCGCAGATCGTCGTGCCGATTGCACGCCGAGTGCTGCGTGAGATGGTCAGCCACCTCATCATCGATGCGAGCGATGCAAAGCTCGGACCCGCCATCGCGAAGATCAAGAAAGACGACGTCGGCCTCAACATCAACCTGCTCGGCGAGGCGATCCTCGGTGAGCATGAAGCCGAGCGCCGCATCGCCGGAACGAAGGCGCTCCTTGCGCGCAAAGACGTCGACTATGTGTCGATCAAGGTGTCGTCAACCGTCGCCCCGCACAACCACTGGGCATTCAACGAGGCTGTCGAGCGCATCCAGAATCACCTCGCTCCGCTTCTCGAACAGGCAAAGAACGCCAGCCCGCAGAAGTTCATCAACCTCGACATGGAGGAGTACAAAGACCTCGACCTGACACTCGCCGTTTTCACCGGCATCCTGGATCGACCCGAGTTCAAGCAGCTCGAGGCCGGCATCGTTCTGCAGGCTTACCTTCCGGATGCTCTCGGCGCGATGATGCATCTGCAGGAGTGGGCTGCGCAGCGCGTCGCCGACGGCGGAGCGCCCATCAAGGTGCGCCTTGTGAAGGGCGCGAACCTGCCGATGGAGCACGTAGACGCCGCGATTCACGGCTGGCCCGCGGCGACGTGGGACACGAAGCAGGGTTCAGACACAAGCTACAAGGCAGTGCTCGACTATGCGCTGCACCCCGAGCGCATTCGGAACCTGCGCGTCGGCGTCGCCGGCCACAACCTGTTCGACGTCGCGCTGGCCTGGCTGCTCGCGAAGGCCCGCGGCGCGCAAGACGGCGTTGACTTCGAGATGCTCCTCGGCATGGCCACGGGACAGGCCGAGGTTGTGAAGCGCGATGTCGGGTCGCTGCTGCTCTACACGCCCGTCGTGCATCCGCAGGAGTTCGACGTCGCGATCGCCTACCTGATTCGTCGCCTCGAAGAGGGCGCGAGCCACGAGAACTTCATGTCTGCCGTCTTCGAGCTCAACGAGAGCGAGACCCTGTTCGAGCGTGAGAAGCAGCGCTTTCTCGCCTCTCTCGCCGATCTTGAGGCGATCACGGGCGACGGCGACGTTGAGTCGTTCGACGTGCCGAAGCCCAGCAGGCAGCAGGACCGCCGTGACTACGACGAGGCAGGCGCCGAGGCGCGCATCGAGACGCGTATCGCAGCCGGGAGAAACGGCGAGTTTGAGAACACGCCAGACACCGATCCAGATCTTGATGGCAACCGCGAGTGGGGTCGCGCGATCGCGAATCGCATGGCCGAGTCAGCGCTCGGCGTCGCACAGGTTGAAGCTGCGCACATCAGCGATGAAGCCTCGCTGAACGACGCAATCGAGCGTGGAATCTCGGCGGCCGACGCCTGGCAGGCGCTCGGCGCAGACGAGCGTGCGCGCATTCTCTACCGCGCAGGAGAGAAGCTGGAAGAACGCCGCGCTGATCTTCTGGAAGTGGCAGGCTCCGAGGCGGGCAAGACCCTCGACCAGGGCGACCCCGAAGTTTCTGAGGCCATTGACTTCGCGAACTACTACGCGATGCTCGGTCAGCAGCTCGAGCAGGTTGACGGCGCGAGCCACACATCGAAGAAGCTCGTCGCCGTCATTCCGCCGTGGAACTTCCCCATCGCGATCCCCGCGGGAGGAACCCTCGCCGGGCTCGCGTCTGGTGCGTCGGTGATCATCAAGCCCGCATCAAACTCTGCCCGCACCGGTGCGGTCATGGTGGAGGCACTCTGGGACGCTGGCGTTCCCCGCGACGTGCTGCAGCTTGCGCAATTCAGTGATCGCGAGCTCGCCTCGAAGCTCGTCTCTGACGAGCGCGTCGACAGACTGATACTGACCGGCTCGTACGAGACGGCATCGACATTCCGCGAGCTGCGTCAGGATCTGCCGATTCTCGCCGAGACCAGTGGCAAGAACGCGATAATCGTCACCCCGAACGCAGACCTCGACCTTGCGGCGAAGGACGTCGCGCAGTCGGCCTTCGGTCATGCGGGGCAGAAGTGCTCTGCAGCATCCCTCGTGATTCTTGTCGGCTCTGTCGCTAAGTCCAAACGATTCCGCAGCCAGCTTCTCGACGCCGTGCAGTCTCTCAAGGTCGGCACTCCCGAGCACCTCAGCACGCAGATGGGCCCCGTCATTACAGCGCCGTCGGGCAAGCTGTTGCGCGGACTCACGACACTCGGCCCTGGTGAGAGCTGGGCGATCAAACCTGAGCCGCTCGCAAGCGACAGCCCCCTCGCGCTCGACAAGAACGGCGAGAACAAGCTGTGGAGTCCCGGCGTGCGTGACGGTGTGCAGCGTGGATCCGAGTATCACCTCGTCGAGTACTTTGGTCCGATCCTCGGCATCATGACGGCTGACACGCTCGACGAGGCGATCGACATGGTCAACGACATTGAGTACGGACTCACGACCGGTCTGCACTCGCTCGACAGCGACGAGCTCGCTACCTGGCTCGACCGCGTTCAGGCCGGAAACCTCTATGCGAACCGAGGGATCACGGGCGCGATCGTGCGCCGCCAGTCGTTCGGCGGCTGGAAGAAGTCTGCGATCGGCGCCGGCACCAAGGCGGGTGGCCCGAACTATCTGCACGGCCTCGTTGACTGGTCGGATGCAGCGCCCGCAGGCTCTTCGCGTTCGCCCCGTGTGCCAGCAGCCGCCCTGCTGGGGGCAGCGGAACGTTCCGGAGTGACCGGAGACGAGCTCGACTGGCTGGCGTCAGCGCTCGGCACCGACGCGACAGCGTGGGCCGACGAGTTCGGTATTGCGCGCGATGCCTCACAACTCGGGGTTGAGCGCAACATGCTGCGATACTGTCCCGTCAACGTGACGATCCGTGTCGCGGCAGACGCCCCGCTACATCACGTCGTGCGTGCGGTGGCGGCGGGACTCGCTGCTGAGTCGACTCCGACGGTGAGCACTCCGATCGCTCTCCCCGAGCGGATCATGAATGCGATGCGCGCCAGCGGCGTGGCCATCCACTTCGAAGACAACGCGGCGTGGATGAAGCGCGTCGCCGATCTCGCTGCGAAGCAGGGCCCGGAGGCGAGTGAGCGCATTCGCATTGTGGCCGGGGCATCTCGTGAGGCAGAGGTGGCGACCGTCTATGCAGCGTCGAAGGGCAAGCCCGACGTCGCTGTCTACGGCGGTGAGGTCGTGTCGGCCGGTCGCGTCGAGATGCTTCCGCATCTGCATGAGCAGGCCGTGTCGATCACGGCGCACCGCTTCGGAACGCCGAGCACGCTGTCGGACGGTGTCATTTAGTACCCGTTCAAGGCCGATCCGCTCACGGTTCCACCTGGGCTCTGATGTATACCCACACAGTGCCCTGGTCGTCATGACCGAAACTGACAGTCGTGCCTGAGCTCTGGCCGTCTTTGTCGGTGAAGCTGCGGTCCCGGGTGAGGTCGCGTGATTCAAAAAACTCCCGTTCATCATCCGACAGGCAGGTCGTCGAGGGGTACAGACACTGTGTGTATCCAGAACCCAGCTCGACCTCGGCGTTAGACGGGAGCCTGACGAGCGCAGACATGCCGCTGCTGAAGAAGTTCTCCGAAGAGCCGGATTCCACAATCCTCGACCCCGGAGGTAGCTGCACGTCGGCCTTGTCCTCAATCCACGCCTCGGATCGCGATACGCACCACGTCGGCCAGAGGACGAAGCAGCGCCCCGATTCGAATGGCGGGAAGGTCACGAACCGAAAGACGAAGCCGCCGCCCCAAACGAGAACGACGACGGCAAGCACAGCACCTCCTATGAGAGCCAGGCGAGCGCGAAGCGAATGCCGCTTTGCGTGGCGCTCTTCGGGCGCGGGCAGCCCCAGTTCAGCTGCGCTGACTATTTCAAAACGCCGTCGTGTCATCGAAGACCACCTCAGCCTCTCTGCGCGCGATGTGGTCACACTCGTCGGATATTGGCGTGAGCAATGAGAATAGCGTTCTCACATACTAGGTACGCCACACTCACCTCACGTCCGTTCGGTGGCTGGGGATGTGCCACGCTCGGTTGTCTGGGTATGCCTAGTTTCTGTGGCCAGCGTCGCCGTTAGCCTGAGCCGATGTCAGGCCAATCGCTCGTGAGGTATGCCTCGACGGCCCGGTGACGGAAGGTGTATGGTTTTCCGCGCTGGATGATGCCGCGCGTCGAGTCCGGGCGCTGCGATGTGGGGCCGGCGCAACAGGCTTGCTCTCTCGTCGACGAGAGTTGCAGTTTTGATAAATTTATCAGCGGAGTTTTCCGCTGATAAATTTATCAACGCACTGTGGAGTAGCGTCAGCCTGGCTGATTGATCCGGACGCAGTTGC contains these protein-coding regions:
- a CDS encoding MFS transporter; translation: MTMMTAEVNIEPRAGAREWLGLAVLMLPVLLISVDNTILNFALPQISEALLPTGTQLLWIIDVYPLVLAGLLVSMGSLGDRVGRRKLLLIGAAGFGVVSIFAAYSPSAEALIAARAALGLFGATLMPSTLSLLRNLFVNREQRRLAVAIWGSAFAGGGALGPIAGGFLLEHFWWGSIFLLSVPVLLPLFILLPIVVRESKDPVDSPIDLLSALLVLLAMVPFVWSIKHAADAGIDALAIGVFVGAIVFGALFVRRQLRLQHPMLDVSLFRIPAFSGAIVINLLSIIAFVGGLFFITQHLQLVLGMSPMNAGLVLVPGLAVMITAGLLVVPIARRVRPSIVIACALVFSVLCYGSIAVQGGSVSALGIALAVVALGIGVGAAETVSNDLILANAPASKAGAASGLSETAYELGSVLGVATLGTVLTASYSNHIVIPAGVSGADAAAAAETLGGAMKVAEQLPAKLGDALSQAAITAFSSGASITAWLGAGLVVVAIIVSLTTLRNAK
- a CDS encoding MarR family winged helix-turn-helix transcriptional regulator, producing the protein MSRGGADLALLLLGGFRFMADTATDRLAERGHVGVRPAHDFALRAIAAGAGTISEVGRRTSVSKQAAAKTLAFLEESGYVRRTADPHDRRRARLTVTDRGNSLMSEGEAVFDELRAEWEALVGRDRVADLQSALVRLLGTENSILDSMTRDDPTA
- a CDS encoding alpha/beta hydrolase; the protein is MNSDQATIAGVRHETAAVNGTHLHYVTAGDEGTPVLLVHGFPETWWAFRALIPLLAATHRVYAVDLRGFGDSDVASDSYSSAVAAADLQALIEHLFVGPMHVVGQDLSGSAVFRLAATHPENVLSLTAIEAGLAGFGAEGLADVTHGGVWYIGALAAPGIASLLFEQHAEAFIGEHLYPFYGVAEAAVTSKDATEYARSYGRPGGFSGAVGLYRGMLAEGEQLHLLAQNAPLTMPVTAIGSAGGAFTHRTFDSVTKGDVASVQLDGVGHYVAQEAPRLLADALIKAFAASAP
- a CDS encoding FBP domain-containing protein, with product MHPISEKQIRSSFINASKRERSALTLPENVDSLDWDALDFLGWRDTKFPKQGYVIALVDDELVGVALRLADGATRTRPQCSWCEDVHLPNEVVFFVAKRAGDAGRKGDTVGTLACANFECNVNARRLPRTAYVGFDVEAARQQRIAAMRVNVTRFIRSVRDGS
- a CDS encoding ABC transporter ATP-binding protein, with product MEAIELAAEHLELSYEREAVVHDVSLEITPGAVTALIGPNGSGKSTVLRSMARLHPVTSGSIQLRVGGDTSEVRAVSARDFARRVTLLSQSRPNPSGLSVRDVVAYGRHPHRRRFSALTDADLASIDKALRLTGTELMADRAVDQLSGGELQRVWLATCLAQDTGVLLLDEPTNHLDLRYQVEILDLMRELADDHGTAVGVVLHDLNHAAAVADHVVLLSGGRVRAEGTPPEVFSAGVLSEVYGIPIVSRVDDDSGLVRVESLPRRCLARAV
- a CDS encoding iron-siderophore ABC transporter substrate-binding protein; the encoded protein is MSRRTTTATAVTFAALTALVLTGCGTTSVEASGDDTSNEAVSQSCENDETTTSTDPVSLTDDLDRTVTLDKPAERVAVLEWQQTEDLLSLCVTPVAVADAEGYSTWDTAEALPEGVADVGTRQEPNLDAIFGADPDLVIVEVSSPDDEIVSQLEAYDVPVLATVGADAADPIQHMKDTFSLIADATGRSERADVVLDGFDTALADAKAAVGDADLATTDFVYFDGWVQGGNVAIRPFGQGSLFGELGEELGLTNVWEGEVDPTYGLGQTDVEGLVEVGDAMMFYTGTDDPESDSIVDLLADNEIWTSLPAVENGETYAFPTGIWTFGGPRSAEQAIDAYVELLTA